In Siniperca chuatsi isolate FFG_IHB_CAS linkage group LG20, ASM2008510v1, whole genome shotgun sequence, the following proteins share a genomic window:
- the tha1 gene encoding threonine aldolase 1 isoform X2, with the protein MVSSLQVSRSVHEMQPPPCWDGPPRGAITTPGNPELQKIAADMFRMEAALFVPSGTMSNLIAVMVHCRERGDEMIVGDLSHLHIYEQGGSAQLAGVHATTVTNLPDGTFDFEQLESKIRHGYPDPHYPRSRLICVENTHNIQGGRVLPLTFLQEVRAVADRYGLSVHMDGARVMNAAVAQGVHPSTILQHTHTVSVCLSKGLGAPVGTILAGPQDFISRAVRCRKALGGGMRQAGILAAAGKLSLLEMVGRLEEDHCNAKTFAQALLDCDPPLFAVDMAAVETNILRFRLQEPSLSPSEFCARMGQVNEGEEAALGQGIQVLMYPHFGNSVRAVWHLGISPEDTKLAIQKMQFVASQYLKEKLRAQ; encoded by the exons ATGGTGTCGTCGCTTCAAGTAAGCCGCTCAGTGCACGAGATGCAGCCGCCGCCGTGTTGGGACGGACCTCCACGCGGGGCTATTACAACACCGGGAAACCCAG AGTTACAGAAAATTGCAGCTGATATGTTTCGGATGGAGGCCGCACTGTTCGTTCCCTCTGGAACCATGAGTAATCTCATCGCAG TGATGGTGCACTGCAGGGAGCGGGGCGACGAGATGATCGTGGGTGATCTGTCCCATTTACACATCTATGAGCAAGGAGGGAGCGCACAG TTGGCCGGTGTCCACGCCACCACGGTGACCAACCTCCCCGATGGAACATTTGACTTTGAGCAGCTGGAATCGAAGATCCGCCACGGTTACCCCGACCCCCACTACCCCCGCTCACGCCTCATATGTGtggagaacacacacaacatacaggGAGGACGTGTGCTGCCCCTGACCTTCCtgcaggag GTTCGTGCTGTAGCAGATAGATATGGTCTGTCGGTTCACATGGATGGAGCCAGGGTGATGAACGCGGCCGTGGCCCAGGGGGTGCATCCATCCACCatactgcagcacacacacaccgtcagTGTGTGCCTCTCCAAG GGTTTGGGCGCCCCTGTGGGAACCATCTTGGCTGGACCCCAAGACTTCATATCCCGGGCAGTACGGTGCCGTAAAGCCCTGGGTGGGGGGATGCGGCAGGCTGGTATTCTAGCAGCAGCTGGAAAACTGTCTTTGCTGGAGATGGTAGGAAGACTGGAGGAGGATCACTGCAATGCAAAAACCTTTGCTCAAG CTCTGCTCGACTGTGACCCTCCTCTGTTCGCTGTAGACATGGCTGCCGTGGAGACAAACATCCTGCGTTTCCGTCTACAGGAGCCAAGTTTAAGTCCCTCAGAGTTCTGTGCCCGCATGGGTCAGGTTAACGAGGGAGAGGAGGCTGCGCTGGGACAGGGGATACAAGTTCTCATGTACCCCCATTTTGGAAATTCAGTACGGGCTGTATGGCATCTTGGGATATCCCCTGAAGATACCAAGCTGGCCATCCAGAAAATGCAATTTGTGGCTTCTCAGTACTTGAAGGAAAAACTCAGGGCCCAGTGA
- the tha1 gene encoding threonine aldolase 1 isoform X1: MRSIMSLKTFSCRVLFKYLNHGVVASSKPLSARDAAAAVLGRTSTRGYYNTGKPRYAGPGGVANVRVVDLRSDTVTKPGPGMRQAMAEAEVGDDVMGEDPTVNELQKIAADMFRMEAALFVPSGTMSNLIAVMVHCRERGDEMIVGDLSHLHIYEQGGSAQLAGVHATTVTNLPDGTFDFEQLESKIRHGYPDPHYPRSRLICVENTHNIQGGRVLPLTFLQEVRAVADRYGLSVHMDGARVMNAAVAQGVHPSTILQHTHTVSVCLSKGLGAPVGTILAGPQDFISRAVRCRKALGGGMRQAGILAAAGKLSLLEMVGRLEEDHCNAKTFAQALLDCDPPLFAVDMAAVETNILRFRLQEPSLSPSEFCARMGQVNEGEEAALGQGIQVLMYPHFGNSVRAVWHLGISPEDTKLAIQKMQFVASQYLKEKLRAQ; encoded by the exons ATGAGGAGCATCATgtctttgaaaacattttcctgcagggttttgtttaaatatttgaacCATGGTGTCGTCGCTTCAAGTAAGCCGCTCAGTGCACGAGATGCAGCCGCCGCCGTGTTGGGACGGACCTCCACGCGGGGCTATTACAACACCGGGAAACCCAGGTACGCCGGACCGGGCGGGGTGGCCAACGTCCGGGTGGTGGACCTCCGCAGCGACACTGTGACCAAGCCCGGGCCGGGAATGCGGCAGGCCATGGCGGAGGCCGAGGTCGGAGATGACGTGATGGGAGAAGACCCGACAGTTAACG AGTTACAGAAAATTGCAGCTGATATGTTTCGGATGGAGGCCGCACTGTTCGTTCCCTCTGGAACCATGAGTAATCTCATCGCAG TGATGGTGCACTGCAGGGAGCGGGGCGACGAGATGATCGTGGGTGATCTGTCCCATTTACACATCTATGAGCAAGGAGGGAGCGCACAG TTGGCCGGTGTCCACGCCACCACGGTGACCAACCTCCCCGATGGAACATTTGACTTTGAGCAGCTGGAATCGAAGATCCGCCACGGTTACCCCGACCCCCACTACCCCCGCTCACGCCTCATATGTGtggagaacacacacaacatacaggGAGGACGTGTGCTGCCCCTGACCTTCCtgcaggag GTTCGTGCTGTAGCAGATAGATATGGTCTGTCGGTTCACATGGATGGAGCCAGGGTGATGAACGCGGCCGTGGCCCAGGGGGTGCATCCATCCACCatactgcagcacacacacaccgtcagTGTGTGCCTCTCCAAG GGTTTGGGCGCCCCTGTGGGAACCATCTTGGCTGGACCCCAAGACTTCATATCCCGGGCAGTACGGTGCCGTAAAGCCCTGGGTGGGGGGATGCGGCAGGCTGGTATTCTAGCAGCAGCTGGAAAACTGTCTTTGCTGGAGATGGTAGGAAGACTGGAGGAGGATCACTGCAATGCAAAAACCTTTGCTCAAG CTCTGCTCGACTGTGACCCTCCTCTGTTCGCTGTAGACATGGCTGCCGTGGAGACAAACATCCTGCGTTTCCGTCTACAGGAGCCAAGTTTAAGTCCCTCAGAGTTCTGTGCCCGCATGGGTCAGGTTAACGAGGGAGAGGAGGCTGCGCTGGGACAGGGGATACAAGTTCTCATGTACCCCCATTTTGGAAATTCAGTACGGGCTGTATGGCATCTTGGGATATCCCCTGAAGATACCAAGCTGGCCATCCAGAAAATGCAATTTGTGGCTTCTCAGTACTTGAAGGAAAAACTCAGGGCCCAGTGA